From a single Thermothielavioides terrestris NRRL 8126 chromosome 1, complete sequence genomic region:
- a CDS encoding uncharacterized protein (Contains conserved domain PABP-1234[TIGR01628]), whose amino-acid sequence MNNMAGMPTMNAMNAMGGPAGPTMTMMNNGPLVPQQQQQQPPPPNQIQVNDRTLLNTYIYDYFIRNNMFDCARAVYGADPHIKVIKDSPGKHRDENGNVLGNGVGDATDADNKDALDQKRPDDLPAPNLPTPVPDSCFLYDWFCLFWDMFNSQKGKGSSGQVNQYVQHTQAQSRLRQEQQRDMLRQMRPEFAQQQFHQQMMRSMPNSAMNIGMKPGNQLQRTAMANSQNPQAMQMLHQQQKAAGQMQRDPSDMDGNRARPASPGGADNAPSPSKRPRLDGGAPFNPNQGVMMPGGRPGQGMPGQQQIGVNPTSLNPDQLQAFASAAPHVQAKTLATYSTNMSQHHGNQMPNKPMPNAAGPQGQGSPMVPQGPDGSSLTQYYNPGDMAPGNMRANAPNGQATTGSNHALQDYQMQLMLLEQQNKKRLMMARQEQDHSTTTPRGEGPGGPGAAAGPNGQPFQGTSPPGGRSGASPNPSDQMKRPNPQMANAANMGSPLPDGTAQSRSSPGSMNFMGANMDPSAVQHFGMNMNMATQMNGAMRPPPPYNGQMNPQQMLAAQRQAQQAGAQGAPMQWPQGGPNGQMAGQPPQPQMQGGPAQNQRSMPPPSAPATAAANAANARNPTASPQVSNAAPPTPSQGNKPAPKKKETKSAKAKAAAQKKSNPNLNQAGATPAAEAPEANQEAPTPATPITPANPAGFGKNQGVNAGQVVPNGQPAAGAPMPQAAPAVAAPPPPHTDSNQATNFLDTGGMDFPLEFTNPMQTDNVIEFDFDTFLTDDHAGEDGTFDLGFSMETDTSIGATE is encoded by the exons ATGAACAACATGGCGGGCATGCCCACCATGAACGCCATGAACGCCATGGGCGGGCCCGCCGGGCCTACCATGACCATGATGAACAACGGCCCCCTTGTgccgcaacaacaacaacaacagcctcCGCCCCCGAATCAGATTCAGGTTAACGACCGGACACTATTGAACACTTATATTTATGATTACTTCATTCGGAACAACATGTTCGAttgcgcccgcgccgtctACGGAGCGGACCCGCACATCAAGGTCATCAAGGACAGCCCGGGGAAACATCGCGACGAGAATGGCAACGTCCTGGGAaacggcgtcggcgacgccaCGGACGCAGATAACAAGGACGCTTTGGACCAGAAGCGTCCCGACGATCTTCCGGCCCCGAATCTGCCGACTCCCGTACCAGATAGCTGCTTCCTCTACGATTGGTTTTGCCTCTTCTGGGACATGTTCAACTCGCAGAAGGGCAAGGGCTCGAGCGGCCAGGTGAATCAATATGTGCAACACACTCAG GCACAGTCTCGCCTGcggcaggagcagcagcgcgacaTGCTTCGCCAAATGCGCCCGGAAttcgcccagcagcagttCCACCAGCAGATGATGCGGTCGATGCCGAACAGCGCCATGAACATCGGCATGAAACCTGGGAATCAGCTGCAGAGAACAGCCATGGCGAACAGCCAAAA CCCTCAAGCGATGCAGATGCTCCATCAGCAGCAGAAGGCGGCCGGCCAGATGCAGCGCGACCCGTCCGACATGGACGGAAACCGTGCCAGGCCGGCTTCGCCCGGAGGCGCCGACAACGCGCCTTCACCCTCCAAGAGACCGCGCCTCGACGGGGGAGCGCCGTTCAATCCTAACCAGGGCGTCATGATGCCCGGCGGGCGACCGGGCCAGGGCATGCCCGGGCAACAGCAG ATTGGCGTCAACCCAACTTCGCTGAATCCTGACCAGCTCCAGGCCTTTGCCTCTGCAGCCCCCCACGTCCAAGCGAAGACACTTGCCACGTACTCGACTAACATGTCGCAGCACCACGGCAACCAGATGCCCAACAAGCCCATGCCCAACGCCGCCGGTCCACAGGGTCAGGGCTCCCCTATGGTGCCGCAAGGTCCCGACGGCAGCTCGCTGACGCAATACTATAACCCCGGGGACATGGCGCCCGGGAACATGAGGGCCAACGCTCCCAACGGCCAGGCCACGACGGGGAGCAACCACGCGCTGCAGGACTACCAGATGCAGCTGATGCTCCTGGAGCAGCAAAACAAGAAACGCTTGATGATGGCGCGGCAGGAGCAGGACCACAGCACCACCACGCCGCGTGGGGAGGGGCCGGGCGGTCCCGGAGCTGCGGCCGGACCTAACGGACAGCCGTTCCAGgggacctcgccgccgggcggccgGAGCGGTGCCTCGCCGAATCCCTCGGACCAGATGAAGCGGCCCAACCCGCAGATGGCGAACGCTGCCAACATGGGCTCCCCGCTGCCGGACGGTACCGCTCAGTCGCGGAGCTCTCCCGGTTCCATGAACTTCATGGGTGCCAACATGGACCCCAGCGCCGTACAGCATTTCGGCATGAACATGAACATGGCCACCCAGATGAACGGCGCCATGCGGCCGCCCCCTCCCTACAACGGCCAGATGAATCCGCAGCagatgctggcggcgcagcgccagGCTCAGCAGGCGGGCGCTCAGGGAGCGCCGATGCAGTGGCCGCAGGGCGGGCCCAACGGCCAAATGGCCGGTCAGCCCCCGCAACCCCAGATGCAAGGAGGTCCGGCGCAGAACCAGCGATCCATGCCTCCGCCTTCCGCCCCGGCCACGGCTGCTGCGAACGCGGCCAACGCCCGCAACCCAACGGCGTCTCCGCAAGTCAGCAATGCTGCCCCTCCTACCCCTTCGCAGGGGAACAAGCCGGcgcccaagaagaaggaaacTAAGAGTGCTAAGGCCAAG GCGGCGGCTCAGAAGAAGAGCAACCCCAACCTCAACCAAGCGGGGgccacgcccgccgccgaagcgccAGAAGCCAACCAAgaggcgccgacgccggcaacGCCCATCACACCGGCTAACCCGGCTGGCTTCGGCAAGAATCAAGGGGTGAACGCCGGCCAGGTGGTGCCGAACGGCcagccggcggctggggcgccGATGCCGCAGGCGGCACCTGCTGTTGCGGCGCCTCCGCCCCCGCACACAGATTCCAACCAGGCCACCAACTTCCTGGACACCGGCGGAATG GATTTCCCTCTCGAGTTCACGAACCCGATGCAGACGGACAATGTGATCGAATTCGATTTCGACACGTTCTTGACGGACGACCACGCCGGAGAAGACGGGACATTCGACTTGGGCTTCTCGATGGAAACGGATACCTCGATTGGAGCGACGGAGTAA
- a CDS encoding glycoside hydrolase family 16 protein (CAZy_ID 269891), which yields MRASSLTALSFFSSLVAALPAPAYPGYTLLWSDEFAGPAGSSPDQSRWNIITNVHTNHEVETYTTSNQNLQISGGGTVQIVPRKSPSGQWTSARIESKATFTPAAGKVTMFEAAIRFGTNPASQKQGIWPAFWLLGDAIHHGTAWPLCGELDIMETVNGLPTGHGTLHCGATTSGGPCAEPTGRTGAVALPDDGWHTWSLQIDRTNAAGGWAGEVIKFLKDGQVFFQVSGAQLGDEGIWATLAHSPLFIILNVAVGGDWPGAPNAATADGYGSMMEVEYVAVYSS from the exons ATGCGTGCCAGCAGCCTCACCGCGCTGTCCTTCTTTTCGTCCCTTGTTGCGGCTCTCCCGGCCCCAGCCTACCCGGGATACACACTCCTCTGGTCCGATGAATTCGCGGGCCCCGCCGGCTCGAGCCCCGACCAGAGCCGCTGGAACATCATCACCAA TGTCCACACCAACCACGAGGTCGAGACCTACACCACGTCGAACCAAAACCTCCAGatctccggcggcggcaccgtccAGATCGTCCCGCGCAAGAGCCCCTCGGGGCAGTGGACGTCGGCGCGCATCGAGTCCAAGGCGACCTTCACCCCCGCCGCGGGCAAGGTGACCATGTTCGAGGCGGCGATCCGGTTCGGCACGAACCCGGCGTCGCAGAAGCAGGGCATCTGGCCGGCGTTCTggctgctgggcgacgcGATCCACCACGGCACCGCCTGGCCGCTGTGCGGCGAGCTCGACATCATGGAGACCGTCAACGGCCTGCCGACCGGCCACGGCACCCTGCACTgcggcgccaccaccagcggcgGGCCCTGCGCCGAGCCCACCGGCcgcaccggcgccgtcgccctgcCCGACGACGGCTGGCACACCTGGTCGCTGCAAATCGACCGCACGaatgccgccggcggctgggccggcGAGGTCATCAAGTTCCTCAAGGACGGCCAGGTGTTTTTCCAGGTCTccggcgcgcagctcgggGACGAGGGCATCTGGGCCACCCTCGCGCACTCGCCGCTGTTTATCATCTTGAACGTGGCGGTTGGCGGTGACTG GCCTGGTGCTCCCAACGCCGCGACTGCGGACGGCTACGGCAGTATGATGGAGGTCGAGTACGTCGCCGTCTACTCGTCGTAA